Part of the Terrisporobacter glycolicus ATCC 14880 = DSM 1288 genome is shown below.
CATAAGAAAACGAATATCTCCCTTATAATATTATTTTTTTTACATTAATTTGTTTAATATTTCGTTTATACTTTTCTTTATACTGGATACTTTACTATCACAAGTAACTTCATCATTACCTTTTACTGCTACATAGAACTTTAATTTTGGCTCTGTTCCAGAGGGCCTAACCGCTATCCATGATTCATCTTCTAAAAAGTATTTTAATACGTTTGCCTTTGGTAAATCATCTATACCCTTTGCGAAGTCTTTAACTTCAACAACTTTTTTATTGTTTATATTTTCTATATCATTATTTCTAAAATGCGAAATTATCTCCCCAATTTTTTCTAATCCCTCTATTCCAGCTAAAGTTAAAGATATCGTTTCTTCTTTGAAGTATCCATATTTTTTATATAACTCCTGTAATCCTTCATATAAACTCATGCCTTTTGAATAATAATATGCAGCCATTTCAGATATTAATAAAGATGCAACTACCCCGTCTTTATCTCTTGCATGAGTTCCAACTAAGTAACCATAACTTTCTTCGTATCCAAATAAATAAATCTTATCATTTTTCTTTTCAAAAGATTTTATCTTTTCACCTATAAACTTGAATCCTGTAAGCACATTCATAACTTCCACATTATTTGCTTTTGCTACGTCTGCACCAAATTCAGAAGTAACGATTGTTTTTATAAGCACTGAATTATCTTTTAATTTATGTTCTTCTCTTTGACCTTCTATTATATAATTAGTTAGCATTCCACCAATTTGATTTCCTGTAAGGAGTGCATAATCTCCAGAAGTAGTTTTTACAGCCACCCCAACTCTATCACAATCTGGATCTGTTGCTATTACTAAATTAGCCCCTTCTTTTTTAGCAAGTTCTATTCCTCTAGTTAATGCTCTTTGGTCTTCAGGATTTGGATATTCTATTCCTGCAAAGTTTGGATCTGGTATTTCTTCTTCTTTTACAACAAGAACATTTTCAAATCCAACTTCTTCTAATGCTCTTTTTACTGGTACATTTCCTGTTCCACAAAGTGGTGTATAAACTATTTTAAATTCTTTTCCTACTTTTTTAACTAATTCTTTTCTTATTACTTGTGTTTTAACTGCTTCAATAAAGTCATTGTCCTGCTTTTCATCTAAGACTATCACTAAATCTTTATTTTCTTCAGTTAATGTAGGTATTATTGAGTAATCTTCAATTGAATTTATTTCTTCAGTTATTGCATTTGCTATTTCTGGCATTACTTGTGCCCCATCCTCCCAATATACCTTGTATCCATTATATTCTGGTGGGTTGTGGCTAGCCGTTATAACTATACCTGCTATTGCATTTAAGTTTCTAACTGCAAAAGAAAGCTCTGGAGTGGTTCTTAAACTTTTAAATATATACGCTTTTATATTACATGCTGCTAGTGTATTGGCAGCTTCTATACAAAATTCTCTAGACATAAATCTATTATCATGAGCTATAACTACTCCTCTTTTTTGTTCTTCTTTCGTAGTATTTTTTAATATATAATTAGCTAGACCAAAAGTAGCTCTCCTAATAGTATATTTGTTTATTCTGTTTGTTCCCGCTGCAATTACCCCTCTAAGTCCAGCTGTACCAAACTCTAAATCTTTGTAAAATCTATCTTCTATTTCTTTTTCTTTATCTTTTAAATTAATCAATTCTTCTCTAGTTTTTTCATCAAAATATTTATTATCTATCCAACTATTATATTTTCCCCTATATGCCATTTAAGTTGCTCCTTTACTTTTTACTTTTTATCCATAATCACATATGAATAATCATATGTATATTTTATCCTTATTTTTCTATTTAGTAAACATGAACCGCTAATATCTAAATTAATTTTTTCTACAAAACTACAAAAGTATTAGATCAAGTTAAAACTTGACCTAATACTTTAATTTATCCAACAATATAAATATCTATACTTCTTACTCCCCAATTATAACAAGCTGAGGAGCTATTCATAAATATATCTATTCTATTTCCTTTTATCCCACCGCCACAGTCTTCTGCTACAAAAGTCATATTAAATTTAGGTATATACACCTTTGTACCATAAGGTATTATTCTAGGATCCACTGCAATAGTTCCCCATCTTGGGCGCGTTCCAGTAGAAGTGACACTATCACCACTATAAGCAGTTGCTGAGACTACTATTTTATTTCCGTTAGTATTCGAAGATTTTTCTCGCGTAGATAAATTTACAGAACTAGCCACATAACTTGTTCCTGTACCTTTTAGAACAACCTTATTA
Proteins encoded:
- a CDS encoding phospho-sugar mutase, with product MAYRGKYNSWIDNKYFDEKTREELINLKDKEKEIEDRFYKDLEFGTAGLRGVIAAGTNRINKYTIRRATFGLANYILKNTTKEEQKRGVVIAHDNRFMSREFCIEAANTLAACNIKAYIFKSLRTTPELSFAVRNLNAIAGIVITASHNPPEYNGYKVYWEDGAQVMPEIANAITEEINSIEDYSIIPTLTEENKDLVIVLDEKQDNDFIEAVKTQVIRKELVKKVGKEFKIVYTPLCGTGNVPVKRALEEVGFENVLVVKEEEIPDPNFAGIEYPNPEDQRALTRGIELAKKEGANLVIATDPDCDRVGVAVKTTSGDYALLTGNQIGGMLTNYIIEGQREEHKLKDNSVLIKTIVTSEFGADVAKANNVEVMNVLTGFKFIGEKIKSFEKKNDKIYLFGYEESYGYLVGTHARDKDGVVASLLISEMAAYYYSKGMSLYEGLQELYKKYGYFKEETISLTLAGIEGLEKIGEIISHFRNNDIENINNKKVVEVKDFAKGIDDLPKANVLKYFLEDESWIAVRPSGTEPKLKFYVAVKGNDEVTCDSKVSSIKKSINEILNKLM